In Mycolicibacterium nivoides, the DNA window GGGGTAGTGCTCGTCGGGCACGACAGTCTCCAGAATTAAGGGGTGACCTGGTGGTGAGGTTCGAACTCACGCCCTCCCGGTTACGAGCCGGATGCTCTGCCGCTGAGCTACACCAGGTTGCGACATGGCGGTCGCGTCGACATGGAGGCGGGGATCGAACCCGCGCCCTCCCGGTCCGAAGCCGGGCGATCTACCGCTGATCTACTCCATGATGGCGAATCGACGCTAGCAGAAGGGACCATTGCTGGCCGGCGATTTCGGCGTGGGGCGACTTGGTAGCTGTAACTGATCAGGGCTCGACCCGCAGTGGGCTTCGCGTGGCGGCTGAAAGACACGTATCAGCCTCGGGATGCAGATCCCCGAGCATCCCGTAGTGGTCAACCAGAAGTCAGGATTGCAATCACTTCCTGAATTCGGCTGCAGCCTGATTGCGACCCTGTTGCATCTTGGCGAGGTCAACCAGCTCACCGTAACCCTTGGACAGTGCTGCAGGGTCTGCGGCGTTTGTCGCCACCCACGAAAGAAGCTGGTCGGCAATGAGATCTACCATCTCGCCACGCGATTGATCCCGCAAATCAAGCATCAGGACATTGTTTTCATTCAGCTCGTGAATTTCCTGGCGCGCTGGCCCCGCCGGCAATGTGTCCTCAAGAAAATCGAACAAGAAGCTGGTCATCGAACTCTTCCATGACCAGTTACCGTGCTGGAGACGAACAAAACCGCCCATGCAGTCCTCTCATGTCACCGCGGATCCGCAGCATGCACACCCCGTGACACAGTCGGTTGCCCAGGGCGGCACATACCGTTCAAGTAAGTGTGGACCCAGTACGCGGATCTTTGAACAACGTATGTACAACCGCATCATGAGTGTGCCCAGTTCCGGTTTCTGAGTCCACCCGTTTATAAAGTCAGGCTTGTTTGATCAGATTCAGTGGATGCGGCAGGCCATGAAGAAACATGCGCTTGTTGTTCAGTCGATCGTCGATGGACGTCACGACGGTATAGGCATTTGGCCGACCTCGGGCACACCTGGACTTCCTTTTATTCACAGACTTCTGCGGTTGCATGGCAGCCGACACACAGACTCGGCACCGCGTTCGGCCGAATGAACGGCGGGCGGCCGCATACCGTTTCACACTGGAGGAAGTCCAGCGGCGAAGGGGAGTGCGACCAGGATGGAATCCGATGACGTTCCGGCGCTCAACCGCAGGAGAGCACTGCTCGGTCTGGCCGCGGTCGGCGGTGTCGCGGCGGTCGGTGTCGGCGGTCTCGCCGAGGCGGCGGGCTTGCTGCGGCCCAGTGCGCTGACTCCGGCGGATTTCGCCGACCGCTTCGAACAGATCAACGGCCGTCACGACGGTTTCCGGCGCAACCACGCCAAAGGCTTGGCCGCGACCGGAACGTTCACCAGCACGGGCGCAGGCGCCGAGGTGAGTCGCGCGGCGGTGTTCAAGCCTGGCGCAGTGCCCGTCGTGGGCAGGTTCTCGCTGTCGGGTGGCCTGCCCGATCAACCCGACAAGCCGGACACCGTGCGGGGATTGGGCCTGATGTTCCGGCTTCCCGACGGGGAGCAATGGCGCATCGCGATGGTGAACGTCCCGGTGTTCACCGACAACACCCCGCAAGGCTTCTACGACCGGATGCTCGCGTCACGCCCACAACCGCAGACCGGCAAGCCGGATCCGCAAGCGATGGCAGATTTCCTGGCCGGCCATCCGGAAACCGCCGCGGCGATGAAGATCATCAAGCAGAACCCACCGAGCGCCGGATTCGCCGACAGCACCTACCGCGGACTACACGCCTTCCGCGCCACCAACGACCAAGGCGCGACGACGTTCATCCGGTGGACGGCCGTGCCTCTGCAACCCGACGAGCCCGCCGAACCGCCACAGGCCAACGACAAGAACGGTCTCTTCGACGCGCTGATCGAGACGGTGGCGCACGGGCCCGTCCGCTGGAAGCTGGTCCTCACCCTGGCCGATCCGAGCGATCCCACCAACGACCCGACACTGCCGTGGCCGGCGAACCGTCCGACGATCGAGGCCGGCACGATCACCATCGACGCCGTCCACACCGAGGCCCCCGGCAACGCCCGCGACATCAACTTCGACCCGCTGGTGCTGCCTGACGGTCTGGACGCCTCCGACGACCCGGTGCTGACTGCGCGATCGGCGGTCTATGCCCGCTCGTTCAACCGGCGGGCTCGAGAACCCAAGTCGCCCAGCGCAGTCGTCGTTCCCGGGGGTGCGCAATGACCACCGAGACGAAATCGCCGATCACCCGCTTCAATCTGCCCGCCAGACTGCTGCACTGGTCGATGGCGGTGATGGTGATCGCGCAGTTCTTCATCGGTGTCACGATGATCGCGGCGCTCAGCTACTACCCGCTGCTGCTGGCGATCCACCGGCCGCTGGGCATAGCGATCCTGGTGTTCGCGATCGTGCGGCTCGTCAACCGGCTGACTCACCGGTTGCCGCCGTTCCTGGCCACGATGGGGTCCGTGGAACGGCGGGTCGCCAGCTACTCCGAATACCTGCTGTACGCACTGCTTTTGGTGCAGCCACTGATCGGGTGGGCCATGCTGTCGGCCGCGCAGTCACCGGTCGTGATGGTGGGGGCGGTGCACCTGCCGGCGATCGCCCCGCACAACATCACCCTGTACGCCGCGCTGCGCACGGCGCACACCGTGGCCGCCTACTTGTTGTTCGCGACGTTCACCGCACACATCTGCGCGGTGCTGTTTCACACTCTGGTGCTACGCGACGGCATTCTGCATCGAATGTCGTTGTGGCCCAAAAGAAACCATCCCGCCGAGTAGGGGAGTGAAACCGTCAGCCGTGCAGCGCATCTCGCAGCGCGGCGATGGCCTTGTCGAACGATTCGGTGGAGGCGGGCACCACACCGACATATCCGAGGTAGCCGTGTACCAGGGTCTCGGCGTTGTCCAGCTGCACCGGAACGCCTGCGGCGGATAGCAATTCGGCGTAGCGGATGCCGTCGTCACGCAACGGGTCGTGCCCGGCCACCGCGACGTAGGCCGGTGCGAGGCCGGACAGATCCGTCGCGCGGGCCGGCACCAGCGTGGCCGGTGGATCGGACAGATCCACGTGCCCGGCATACCAGCGCGAGAACCCCTGGACAGCGTCGAGCCCGAGGATCGGTGCGGTGGCGTTCTCGGTGAACGACGGCAGGCTGGTGTCCCACGTGGTGGCGGGGTACCAGAGCAGCTGAAAGCGCAGGGGAGTGCCGGCGTCACGCGCCAGCAGCGCCACGACCGCGCTGAGGTTGCCGCCCGCCGAATCGCCGGCCACGGCCATCCGGGTGGCGTCGGCACCCAGTTCTGCGGCATTGGCGGCCACCCACTGCGTCACGGCCCACACGTCATCGACGGCGGCCGGGTACGGGTGCTCGGGGGCCAGTCGGTAGTCCACCGACACCACCACCGCGTCGGCGCCCACGGCGTGCTGGCGGGCGGTGCCGTCGTAACTGTCCAGGTCACCCAGCGCCCAGCCGCCGCCGTGGATGAACACGATGACCGGCAGCGTCGCACCGTCGGTGGTCGGCGGCCGGTACACCCGGACCGGGATCGGGCCGGCCGGCCCAGGAACCTCACGGTCCTCGGCCTGCACCTCGGGATGGACCGGCATCCGCGGAATCTCACTGAATTGGCGCCGGGCCTCGTCGACACCGATGTCGGTCGATAGTTGGAACGGCACTGCCTCCAGTACCTTTTGCAGGATGGCATCGACAGCTGGTTTCTCGTCAGCAACGGACATCCCGCCACCGTACGCACACCGCCGGACGGTGTGGCTGTGGGGCGCCGCCGCGGTCGTCGGCGCGGCTTACGGGGTGTTTCTGCTCGTGGTGGCTCTGCGCTTGCCGGCCGGTGCCGATCTCACCGGCCAGTTCTTCGCCCAGCCCGCGGTCAAGGCGCTGCCTGCCCTGCTGCTGGCGGCGGCCGCGTGGGCTCATCCGATCGTGCGGGAACGCCGCTGGCTGGTCGGTGCGCTGGTGTTCTCCGCGCTCGGCGACTTCCTGCTCGCCATCCCGTGGTGGCAGCCGTCCTTCGTGCTCGGACTGGCCGCATTCCTGGTCGCGCACCTGTGCTTCCTTGGCGCACTGCTGCCCCTGGCGCGGCGCTCGACGCCGCGCCTGATCGCCGTCGCAGTCACGATCCTCGCCTGTCTGGCGCTGCTGACCTGGTTCTGGCCCCGGCTCGTCGAACAGGGGATGGCCGTTCCGGTGGTGGCCTACATCGCGGTGCTGGGAGCCATGGTGTGCACGGCGCTGCTGGCCCGGCTGCCCACCCCGTGGACCGCGGCCGGGGCGGTGTGTTTCGCGGTGTCGGACTCCATGATCGGCATCAGTCAGTTCGTGCGTGGCGATCAATTGCTCGCCGTTCCGATCTGGTGGGCGTACGCGACGACGCTACTGCTGATCACGGCGGGCATGTTCTTCGGCCGGGCGTCAGACAAGTCTGCTAAAGCTGTGAAGTGACGATCACCCGCCGCGCCGCCGAGCATGAGCCCATCGCGCGGGTGCTTCCCCTACTCACCGTTCCGCACCTGGACCGGGAGTTCGACTATCTGGTGTCGGAGGAACAATCTGACGATGCCCAGCCCGGCGTGCGGGTCCGGGTGCGCTTCAACGGCAGGCTGGTCGACGCGTACCTGCTGGAGCGGCGGTCCGATACCGACCACACCGGAAAGCTGGGCTGGCTCGATCGCGTGGTCTCGCCCGAGCCGGTACTCACCGCGGAGATCCGGCGGCTCGTCGACGCCGTCGCGGCCCGCTACGCCGGAACCCGCGCGGATGTGCTGCGTCTGGCGGTGCCGCCGCGCCATGCCAGGGCCGAGAAGCAGACTCCCGCCGAGCCGGAGCCGGTCGCGGCCGTCCCGGTCGATACCAGCGCCTGGGCCCGTTACGGCCGTGGCGAACAGTTCCTGACCGCAATCGGTGAAGGCCGTGCGGCGCGGGCCGTGTGGCAGGCGCTACCCGGGGAGAACTGGACACACCGGCTGGCCGAGGCGGCCGCCGTGGCGGTGAACGCGGGACTGGGAGTGGTGGCCGTGGTGCCGGATCAGCGCGATGTGGATGCGCTGTATGCCGCGGTGACCGAACACGTGCCCGCGTCGCGGGTGGTCGCGTTGTCGGCCGGGCTCGGCCCGTCGGCCCGGTACCGCCGCTGGCTGGCGGCGCTGCGGGGACAGGCCCAGGTGGTGATCGGCACCCGCAGTGCGGTGTTCGCCCCGGTGACCAACCTCGGGTTGGTCCTGGTGTGGGACGACGGCGACGACAACCTCGCCGAGCCGCGCGCGCCTTACCCCCATGCCCGCGAGGTCGCCATGCTGCGGGCACATCAGCTGCGCTGCGCCGCGATCATCGGCGGCTACGCGCGGACCGCCGAGGCACAGGCCCTGGTGCGGACCCGCTGGGCGCATGACGTGGTGGCGGCCCGGCCGGTGGTCCGCGCCGCCGCACCACGGGTGATCGCGCTGGAAGACAGCGGGTACGCCCAGGAGCGTGACCCGGCCGCCCACACCGCCCGGCTGCCGTCCATGGCGCTGCAGGCGGCCCGTTCGGCGCTGCAGGCCGAACATCCGGTGCTCATCCAAGTTCCGCGCCGCGGCTACGTGCCTGCGCTGGCCTGCGCGCGGTGTCGTGCGGTGACCCGCTGCAGGCACTGCACCGGCCCGCTGGCCCTGCCGGACCGCGGGAGCGCAGCTGCCGAATGCCGGTGGTGCGGCCGGGCCGAACCCGCATTGCGTTGCGCGCGTTGCGGTTCGGATGCGGTGCGGGCGGTCGTGGTGGGGGCCCGCCGTACCGCGGAGGAGTTGGGCCGGGCGTTCCCTGGCACCTCGGTGATCACCTCGGGCGGCGACGCGGTGCTCGGTGCGGTGGGGGCTGGACCGGCTCTGGTGGTCAGCACGCCCGGTGCGGAGCCGATCGCCGAAGGCGGTTACGGTGCGGCACTGCTGCTCGACGCGTGGGCGCTGTTGGGCCGGCAGGATCTGCGTGCCGCCGAGGACACCCTGCGCCGATGGATGGCTGCGGCGGCCCTGGTCCGGCCGCGCACCGACGGCGGAGTGGTGGCCGTGGTGGCGGAGTCGGCGATCTCCACCGTGCAGGCACTGATCCGCTGGGATCCGGTGGGGCATGCCGACGCCGAACTCGACGGGCGCGGCGACGTCGGACTGCCACCCGCCGTGCACATGGCGGCCATCGACGGGACGACGACAGCCGTCGAGGCACTGCTCGAAACCGCGCAACTGCCCGAAGTCGCGGAAACTCTCGGCCCGGTGGAACTGCCCGTCGGCGCACGCCGGCCACCAGGCCTGGACGCCGACGCCGAGGTGAGCCGGATGCTGGTCCGGGTGCCCAGGGGTGGGGGCCTGGAGTTGGCGGCCGCGCTCCGCAAGGCCACCGCGGTGCTCAGCGCGCGCAAAGACCAGCAACCGTGTCGTGTCCAAATCGACCCGTTACACATCGGGTAGGGCGGATACTTCACCCGTTGTCGGTGAGTGCCGAATCAGGAGGCTGCGATGCGCCGGGTGTGGTCGTGGTTGTTTACGTTGGGGCTCATTGCCTTTGGTCTGCTTTGGCCGCTGGTGTTCACCGGCGGGTCAGCGTCGGGGCCGGGTGTGGGTCACGCCGATCCGGTGGTGATCACCGACTACCGGGCCGAGTTCACCGTCGACACCGACGGACGGATGACCGCGGTCGAGACCATCACCGGCAATTTCCCCAGCGGACGGCACGGGATCTTCCGATATTGGGACGTGGCGAATCAGAACAATTCCCGCCTCCGGCAGGTACCCGAGATCGTGTCGATCACGATGGATGGCGCCCCGGCTCCGTACCAACTGCTGTGGGAGAGCGGTAAACGGTTCCGAGTGGCCAAGATCGGCGACCCCGCCACCACGCTGGACTGGGGCAGCCACGTCTTCGAGATCCGCTACACCATCGACGGCGTCCTCGACCCGGGCACCGTCGGTGCCAACCGTCAGTTCGCCGCGAACACCGGTAGCCCCGATGCGCGATCGGCCTTCTTCTGGAACGTCGTCGCACCGGCCTGGAACAACACCATCGAACGGGCCGACATCTCCGTCACCCTGCCCGCCGAGATCACCGGAGCCGGTTGCAGTGTCGGATTCGGTGTCGGCAGCGCCTGCACCGATCTGCGCGCCGAAGGCAACACCGTGCGGCTGGTGGCGACCGACCTGGAGCCGCACACCCCGGTCACGCTGCGCGCCGGCGTCGACGTGGCCACACCCGCGCAGGCGAGCCTGCCGTGGCCATACACCTGGGACCGGATCCTCGGCCGGTCGGTGACCGCACTGTTCTGGATCGCCTTGCTGACTGTCGGTATGGGGCTGCTCGCCTACTTCTGGTCGCGGACCACCGTCGAACCGTCACCGGGATTTCCGGTGCAGTACGCCCCGCCGGAGGGGCTCGGGCCCGTACAGACCGAGTACATCCGCACCGAGAACGTTCCGAAGAACGGGCTCAGTGCGACTTTGTTTCACCTCGCCGAGCGCGGACTCGTGGAACTGCGGCAGGTCAGTGACAAGCACTGGAAGATCAAAGGTCTCGCGAAGCCGGCAGATTGGGCCGATGTCGATCCGGTCGGCATCGACGTGGGTGCTGCGCTCAAGGTGATGTCGGTGGGTGCCGAGTTCACCGCCAAGAACACCGCGGCGGCCGGCAAGAAGCTGGCCAAGGCCAAAGCTGACATGGCGGTCGCGGTGCGCAAGTGGGCGTTCGACGACGGCCTCATGGTCAAGCGCCGTAGGGAATGGTGGATCCTCGTCGCCAATGTGGCGGCGTTCTTCGCGGCGTTGGCGTGTTTCTGGCTGTGGTTCGGAATCCCGATCACGTTGTGGGGGATGCCCTTCGCGGCGTTCTTCGTGTTCTCGGTAGGTTCCTGGGCCGGCGGTGTGGGTACCCGCCGCACCCCCGCCGGCCGGGAACTGTGGTCGCGGGCAGAGGGATTTCACCGTCTGCTGTCCACCGATTCCGCCGAGACCAGGTTCGACTTCGCCGCGCGCAAGGACCTCTACCTGGCGTACATCCCGTTCGCGGTGGCCGGAGGTACCGCGGCGCTGTGGGCCAAGAAGTATCAGGACACCATGGGCGCTGCTGCACCCCAACCGGATTGGTACAACTCGTCGTCGTCCTCGTCGGACAGCGGCCATGGTTTCATCGGCGGATCCGGCGATGCGGACTTCGACAGTTTCGAATCGGCACTATCGTCATCGATCGGGGCGTACACAGCCTCGCAGTCGTCGTCCTCCTCTTCGTCGGGCGGCGGATCGTGGTGAGCCTGCTGTTGGTGGTGATCCTGGTACTCGCGGTGGCGGTACTGGTGGGCTTCGTCATCGGCTACAACAAGCTGCGGGCGGCCGACGTGCACGTCGCCGAGGCGCTGAGCGGCATCGACGTCGAGCTGACCCGCCGTGCGGCGCTGATTCCGGCGCTGGTGCAGACCGTGGCGACGTTCGCCACGCACGAGACCGCGGTCCTCGGCCGGGTCAGCAGCGCCCAGGCGGCGCTGAACTCGGCGACCGGCGGAGCCTCGGTGGTACAGCGCAGCGCCGCCGAACGTGATCTCGACTCGGCGCTGACCGGCGTCCTTGCGCTGGGATCGTCCTACCCGCAACTCAATTCGTCGAACAACTTCCTGAACCTGCAGGAGAACCTCGCCGACACCGAGAACAAGCTGGCCTTCGCCCGGCAGTACTACAACGACGCCGTGGCCACCCTCAACCGGCTCGTCGGCACCATTCCCTGGGTGTATCTCGCCCCGCTGGCCGGAGTATCCGAGCGGGAGTACTACCAGACGCCGCATTAGGGAAGCGGCGGGCTGGATCCCTAAACTGGTGCGGTGCGTCTTGTCTTTGCCGGAACTCCAGAGCCTGCCCTCCCGTCGTTGCAGCGGCTGATCGACTCGCCCCGTCACGATGTGGTCGCGGTGCTGACCCGGCCCGACGCCGCCGCCGGGCGACGCGGCAAGCCCGAACCGTCGCCGGTCGCGAAGCTGGCGCTCGAGCACGACATACCCGTGTTGCGTCCGTCGCGGCCCAATTCCGACGAGTTCGTCGCCGAGCTGTCCGAGCTGGCGCCGGACTGCTGTGCGGTCGTCGCCTACGGCGCACTGCTGAGTGAACGGCTGCTCGCGGTGCCCAAGCACGGCTGGATCAACCTGCACTTCTCGTTGCTGCCCGCCTGGCGCGGGGCGGCGCCGGTGCAGGCCTCCCTGGCCGCAGGTGACGAGGTGACCGGAGCCACGACCTTCCTGATCGAACCGGCACTCGACTCCGGGCCGGTCTACGGCGTGGTCACCGAGCGGGTTCGTGACACCGACACCGCGGGCGAACTGCTTGGGCGGCTTGCTGATTCGGGTGCGGCGCTGCTGGAGTCCACGCTGGACGGCATCGCCGAGGGGGCGCTGACGGCGGTGCCCCAGCCGGCCGACGGGGTGAGCCTGGCGCCCAAGATCACCGTGGAGTCGGCCCGGGTGCGCTGGGACCTGCCGGCCCACGTCATCGACCGGCAGATCCGTGCGGTCACCCCGAATCCCGGGGCCTGGACGATGATCGGGGACCTACGCGTCAAGGTGGGTCCGGTCACGGTCGAGCGGTCGGAAGATTCGTTGGCGCCCGGCGAAATCCGTGTCGAACGCAATGCCGTGTTGGTCGGTACCGGTTCGCAGCCGGTACGGCTGGGGCAGATCCAGCCACCCGGCAAGAAACTCATGAACGCTGCCGACTGGGCCCGCGGCGCGCGGTTGGAGGAATCGGTGCGCGCATCATGAGCAATACGCCGAACCGGCCCAACCGTGGGACGCAACGCAACCGCCAGCACCGGCGCACGCCGCTGGATCCCGCCCGCCGGGCGGCGTTCGATGTGTTGCGCGCCGTATCGGAGCGTGACTCCTATGCCAACCTGGCCTTGCCCGCACTGCTGCGGGAACGGGGGATCGAGGGACGCGACGCGGCCTTCGCCACCGAGCTGACCTACGGCGCCTGCCGGACGAAGGGGCTGCTCGATGCGGTCATCGCCGCGGCGGCCGGGCGCCCGACCGACCGGATCGATCCCGTACTGCTCGACCTGTTGCGGTTGGGCGCCTACCAGCTGCTGCGCACGCGGGTCGAACCGCATGCCGCGGTGTCCACCACCGTCGAGCAGGCCGGGATCGAATTCGACTCGGCCCGAGCCGGTTTCGTCAACGGCGTGCTGCGGACGATCTCCCGGAGCACCGAGCAGGAATGGGTGGAACAGCTGGCACCGCCGGCGGCCACCGATCCGGTCGGGCACGCCGCGTTCCTGCACGCCCACCCGCGGTGGATCGCCCAGGCCTTCACCGATGCGCTCGGGGCTCGGGCCGGTGAACTCGACGCCCTGCTCACCAGTGACGACGAACGTCCGGTGGTCCACCTGGCGGCGCGGCCCACCGCACTGACCGCGGCCGAGCTGGCCGCACAGTCCAACGGCACCGTGGGCCGCTACTCGCCCTATGCGGTGTACCTGCCCGGTGGTGACCCCGGACAGTTGGCGGCCGTGCGCGACGGTGCTGCCCAGGTGCAGGACGAGGGCAGCCAGCTGGTCGCCCGCGCGCTGACCCTGGCCGAACTCGACGGCCCGGACAACGGTCGCTGGCTGGACTTGTGTGCTGGCCCGGGCGGTAAGACCGCACTGCTGGCCGCCATCGGTGCGGCCTCGGGTGCCCGGGTCACCGCAGTCGAGCCCGCGCCGCGCCGTGCCGATCTGGTCGAGGAGAACACACGCGGTCTCTACGTCGACGTGCGTCGTGTGGACGGCCGGGAATCCGGTCTGGAGCCCGGCTTCGACCGGGTCCTGGTCGATGCGCCCTGCACCGGGTTGGGAGCGCTGCGCCGACGCCCGGAGGCACGGTGGCGTCGGCAGCCCGGCGATGTCCCCGGGCTGGCGAAACTGCAGCGTGAACTGCTTGCTTCGGCTATTTCGCTGACCCGTCCCGGCGGCGTGGTCCTCTACGCGACCTGTTCGCCGCACCTGGCCGAAACGGTCGGGGTGGTGGCCGACGCGGTGCGCCGGCATCCGGTGACCCAGCTGGACGTCCGGGAGTTGTTTGCCCCGGCCGACGACCTCGGCGACGGACCGCACGTCCAGCTGTGGCCGCACCGGCACGGGACCGATGCGATGTTCGCCGCAGCCCTAAAAGTAGGGTGATCGCCATGGCAGAACCCCTGATCGCCCCGTCCATCCTGTCCGCTGACTTCGCGCGGCTGGCCGATGAGGTCGCCGCGGTGGCCGGGGCCGACTGGCTGCACGTCGACGTGATGGACAACCATTTCGTGCCCAACCTGACGTTGGGCCTGCCCGTGGTGGAGTCCCTGCTCAAGGTGACCGACATCCCGATGGACTGCCATCTGATGATCGACCAACCCGAACGCTGGGCGCCGCCATACGCCGAGGCGGGCGCCTACAACGTCACGTTCCACGCCGAAGCCACCGACAATCCGGTCGGCGTGGCGCGCGATATCCGTGCCGCCGGCGCCAAGGCCGGCCTGTCGGTGAAGCCCGGCACCCCGTTGGAGCCGTACCTGGACATCCTCAAGGAGTTCGACACCCTCCTGGTGATGTCGGTGGAACCCGGCTTCGGTGGGCAGAAGTTCATCCCGGAGGTGCTCACCAAGGTGAGCACCGTGCGCCGCCTGGTGGACTCCGGCGAGCTGACCATCGTCGTCGAGATCGACGGTGGCATCAATGCCGACACCATCGAGCAGGCGGCTGAGGCCGGCGTCGACTGCTTCGTCGCCGGCTCTGCGGTGTACAGCGCAGCCGATCCGGCTGCCGCGGTGAAGTCCCTGCGTCAGCAGGCTGCGAGCGCCTCGAGACATCTGACGCTATGACGCCCGAGGCCGCAATGCGGCTGGCCATCGAGCAGGCCGAACAGGTCAAGGGCTCGACCTACCCGAATCCGCCGGTCGGCGCGGTGATCCTGGACAGTGACGGGCAGATCGCCGGCGTCGGCGGGACGCAACCCGTCGGCGGGCCGCACGCCGAGGTGATGGCCTTGCGGGCGGCCGGGGACCGGGCCAAGGGCGGCACCGCCCTGGTCACCCTGGAACCGTGCAATCACCACGGCCGCACCCCGCCGTGCGTGGATGCGCTTCTGGCATCGGGGATTTCGGCCGTCACCTTTGCGGTGTCCGATCCCAACCCGGCAGCGGAAGGCGGGGCGGCGCGGCTCGCGGAGGCCGGCGTCACGGTCAGCGCCGGGTTGCTGGCGAACGAGGTCGAAAAGGGACCGCTGCGCGAGTGGCTGTACAAGCAGCGCACCGGATTGCCGCATGTCACATGGAAATTCGCGACGAGTGTGGACGGCCGCAGCGCTGCCGCCGACGGTTCCAGCCAATGGATCACCAGTGAGGCCGCCCGCGCGGACGTCCATCGCAAGCGGGCCGCGGCCGACGCGATCGTGGTCGGCACCGGGACCGTGTTCTTCGACGATCCGACGTTGACTGCGCGCCGGGCCGACGGCACGCTGGCCGGTCATCAGCCCCTGCGGGTCGTGGTGGGGATGCGCGAGGTGTCGCCGGACGCCAAGGTGCTCAACGATGATTCGCACACGATGCTGATCCGTACGCATGATCCGCTCGAGGTGATGCGGTCGCTGGGCGACCGGACCGACGTCCTCCTGGAGGGCGGGCCGACCCTGGCCGGGGCGTTCCTGCGGGCAGGAGTGGTCAACCGGATCCTGGCCTACGTGGCGCCGATACTGCTGGGCGG includes these proteins:
- the rpe gene encoding ribulose-phosphate 3-epimerase; this translates as MAEPLIAPSILSADFARLADEVAAVAGADWLHVDVMDNHFVPNLTLGLPVVESLLKVTDIPMDCHLMIDQPERWAPPYAEAGAYNVTFHAEATDNPVGVARDIRAAGAKAGLSVKPGTPLEPYLDILKEFDTLLVMSVEPGFGGQKFIPEVLTKVSTVRRLVDSGELTIVVEIDGGINADTIEQAAEAGVDCFVAGSAVYSAADPAAAVKSLRQQAASASRHLTL
- the ribD gene encoding bifunctional diaminohydroxyphosphoribosylaminopyrimidine deaminase/5-amino-6-(5-phosphoribosylamino)uracil reductase RibD, producing MTPEAAMRLAIEQAEQVKGSTYPNPPVGAVILDSDGQIAGVGGTQPVGGPHAEVMALRAAGDRAKGGTALVTLEPCNHHGRTPPCVDALLASGISAVTFAVSDPNPAAEGGAARLAEAGVTVSAGLLANEVEKGPLREWLYKQRTGLPHVTWKFATSVDGRSAAADGSSQWITSEAARADVHRKRAAADAIVVGTGTVFFDDPTLTARRADGTLAGHQPLRVVVGMREVSPDAKVLNDDSHTMLIRTHDPLEVMRSLGDRTDVLLEGGPTLAGAFLRAGVVNRILAYVAPILLGGPITAVDDIGVPSITHAQRWGFDGITPIGPDVRLSLVPN